A segment of the Dermacentor andersoni chromosome 5, qqDerAnde1_hic_scaffold, whole genome shotgun sequence genome:
ccatttgtgtttcggagggtgaTGCGGCGTAGAGCTATAGGCGCAACCCATTCatgtttggaggggtggaagaGTGACGGGAGAGAGGCGtgcggagaaggctggaaaatgaacATGCGATGGCTGTTAGAGCAGCGggccatcgtgcagcggctcgaatttctcgttttattttttttttctcaacgacttcgcttttttttttttttttacataataactgcagacctcatgtggtccaagcaggaagggcagataacaaggcatatttacaaaCGCCATGAAGTTATTGCACAGACAAAACGTTTGATACATGACACAAATGAgcgaaacaagtcaaaggaaatacattgcacatcaatcagcacatcaaaattcatttgtaagatttctttcaaaactttcacttgagacaatctgttcaggcagtgcattccaatcGTTTATTGTGCGTGGAAAGTATGAGTATttaaacaagtttgttttcgcaaaatatggtgttagggcatgggtatgttggtgacgggtttttcgtgtaattgaaagtgtaacataaggtgaagaagaaattccaaactttccctggatgggtgaatgaagaaacgttaaTTGAGCAATTTTCCGTCTTATATGAAGAGGTTTAATTTCGTTGGAggccattaaagcagatggggaatcagttctcttgaatttattgtaaatgaagcgCACAGCCCGTCACAGATTTCACTACCTTttggctcggacacccagcagccagacttcatggTTATAATTGATAATGCGGCatcagggcattgtagtaagcgggttatttcaccatggaaaacatacaaaagtgaTGATggagcagcttctcattgttatgaCGCATATATTGTCAAAAccagtattgttataagtggatttGACTCTATGTTCATAGCCCGTTCAAGTGGCAACAACCAACCTGGTAAAGGGTGAAAATATCTGGTTGATCATAAATAACATGAAACAAGTAACAGTGAGAGAGACTGAATTAGCTTAAGTATAGTAAATTTACGACCGACTCGCAAAGGATTTCATGCATGTATGGTTCACTATAATGCCATGGTGACTTTGTGGTGTTCCTGAACATGCACCAAAATTTCAGAATGTGGGTATTGTTGCTCTGTTCCACTGTTGAACTACATACAGCTGCTGTTGCAAGAAATAGAACCCCCAACCTCATTTTGTGCAACATGTCATAATGGTTGAGCCACCAATGGAAGCATGAGTAGGAAAATGATGAGAGTGTGTGTCATTATACTTTATCTTTCATAATTGTCCATTTAATGCTGTTGCTCTTTATTTGTTTAAGTGGTTGTCCATCTTTGTGAAATATGCACCTGAAATGTTGCACTGGTGATGTCTATTGACAGGGTGAGCCTGGTGCTGTTGATGAACATAGCGTTGCTCTACTGGCTGTGGGCATCGAATGCTATGCCCGACAGATCGCCCACGCTCGATGTCTGGGTGCTCGAGTGAGTATGCCTATATTATCAATATATATGTGGTAGAAAGAGCTGTGCAAGATTGTAATTACAGTGTGCTCTTTTTATTATGTCACTTAATGGCATGTTGGCTCTACCATTTGGCCACTTGGCATGTTGCTTTTGCAATTTCAATATTCAAAAATAGATTGTATGCAATGGTGTATTTTTCTATCTCACATTGGACGTGACAATAAAATCCAGGATATCGAATGGCTGTTTTGTGGGAAAACTAGTTTTCAATTGAAGTGCTGTAGCTTTAATTAGCAAATCATGGCTAGCTTGAAAAAAAGGCTAAGCTGGATGGTGTTTATAGCCGTCTACTCACTTGCCCCTCATGGCAGGCCGCCTCCGCAGAATGCTGAAGATTGGGTGCGTCTAATGTCTCAGCGGGAGGCATTCCACCGGCAGCGCCTTGACCTGTGGCAACGTGCCCTGCATGACCTACGGCACCAGTTGCATATGGTGAGCCTAATCTTGTTGAGTACTTCTAGGTTTATTACTGCAGTAGCTCCTACGGGGCCTTTTGCCCCTTTGGAAATCATGATGGCATCTGATGATGAAGATTTATTggtgtcccctttgaaacgaggcaatggcaaataatcacctagcctgctcgagttactcaggtatgctatacatgcttttcattctagcatttttgtatagatATATATCCTTAATCTTccttctcttcctcaaaacttctctatccaCCTTGTACCACTGCCTATACCTGTAACAGATCCGGTTGtacctcttccctgctttttttccaccaatacgctaaacatctcttgcttatcttgactgctgactggttgatgcttccatccacgTTAAATCCAACCGCATCCAGGAGGTGTatgttacctacgggtctcaatGGGTGAACCCCTtcacattccattaggatgtgccgaGTGGTCTCTGGACTTTTGTGGTAGCATACAGATACCTCATCTTGTTGTAAGTATTGAGTCAGTATGTTTTtatccttaggcaaccagctgggTCCTCAAATAgaaaggcactgccctttgtgttgtGATACAGATATTCCTTTGCAATTTTCCTTCCCATTCTTTTAAATATCCACGATATTTTTTGTTTCCATCCTTACATCTGTTGCCAGTATCGTGTGCTGCCTAGTGTAAAGATATAAGATTACATAAACAAGAGGAAGATCACATTGTTGGCACACTTCCCTTGCTTCACATGCAACAGATGAATGATACCAGTATGTAACCTTCGTCAGCCATGTGGTTCTGGCCCTTCCTAATGACCGAACTTTCCTCACATATAGTAATACATCTTTTCATACTCAGCAGGTAACGGTATGCATGTAGTGTGGTCATAGAAGTCTCATTATGCACTTTTCCCAGTGCAGTTGCCTCTTATGTGTGATGGTTTGCATGGAATAACTACTTTGTGTACTATGATTACAGCCTGTGGATGTGAGGCTTTATTAAAGATCATATTAATTATGTACCTTTGTATTTCCAGTAAGTGGCTTACTATATTTTGGTTACAGGTGCAAGCAGTGCCCCATGACCTCTGGTCACAGAAACATGCCACTCCACTTGTTTATTGGTATCATTATATATGCGACACTTTTGATGTAATAATTACATCATGTTTTCTAGATAAAGTATGAGACTAATGCAAAACAAAACTACATGGCAAATGCCTGTATATTTCTGATGTGTGACACACTATTTGTTGTTTGCAAACGTGACCAGTGAGAGAAGTCTTGCTAACCTTCATAGTTGTCTACAATGCATGAACGGGGATATAAAAAAGTAAGTGCAGTTAAGTCAAAGAAATAGACTCACTTGGGTCGTTAACACTACAGCTTTCCGTTTTGACAAAGCGACCTGTCTTTGTCTCCTTGTTGAAACCTTGGCTCCAGGCTGGGgctttgcttgcttgcctgctgtTCATAATGTTAAATTTCCACCTTCCTGCAACTCCTTTTTTGTTTGCATAATTGTATGTGGTATCTAGTAGGAAGTGCAGTTCTGTTAACTGATGTAATGGAAGCAGCCATCAGGTGGACATGATAGCGGCCTTAATTCCTGGCATTGCTGGCTGTACATTGCTAGACAGAAAATTTAGAAATGTGTATAATTTGAGGTTTGGATCTAGCCAACATCGATCCGCAACAATGGTGAGCTGACAACAGGGCACTCGAATAGGCCAAATTTATAGGGGAACATTGCTGCATTGACTACACTACGTTACTTTAAAAAATGCTGCATGTTTAAGTATAAATGCCTCGCCTGTTAACTTTAAAGacatgcacctttttttttttaagcaaataACTTTCTCTggctttttcattcatttttgtgGTCGGTGGTTGGCAGTCGAAGGCTGGAACAAGGGCGCCAACAATGAGCGTGCGCTCGCATTGTGGGGAATGTCCTTGCCAAACACCAACTACCATAGCCCTTTGAGACAAGCATTCTATACTCCTATACTACCTCTGGAGATGTGCTGGTTAACAgctctgttctctacggaattacgcaatgaaactgAAAACTGTACTTAAATATCCTCATTGCAAGAAATGTATGTCATCAAGCGCAGCATTTCTTTaataaagtgaatagctttcttgAAGCGTTCGACCATTCACTTGCATTGACAGCCATCATTGAtggtatctgcataatttttttccccAGATAAGTACAGTTGTCTGTCGTTCAAAGTTTCCTACATTGTCCTGTCAGTGTACAGTACTCGTGGAATGAAGCACGACATTTAAAAAGTCGGGTCTGTGGTGAATCACTGACTCGCTCGCCAACACCCACAAGCAATAATCCTGCTCCAAAAACATTCTCACCCTTGCAGTATGCCACTAGGCAACACCTTACAGGCAGTGCTGCATGTGCCGGGGGGCCCTGCACTCACTGTTGCATTTCATTGCGCGAGTAGGATGCATCCTGCTGCAAGTTGGTAGGGATTCAGGGTATGGAAAGGCAAGCATGCATTGGACTCAAAAGAATGAGAAGGGACAACACAAGTGCAGACTACGAACTTAAAGGGGCACTGAAGATAGAGCTTCAGTAATCCAGAAATGAAGGCaaatgcaggacacaattagagaCCTCccagggacattcaagtactagccagATGATGAAGGCATTCCTCATTATAATTCAGCGACTAGTACTGAACCACTCGCAATAAAAATATCATTGCATAGTGctataagatgaaagaaaatgctactagTCCAGTTCTATTTGATTgaagagcagctgcagtggcgaatctAACTCTGTCTTGGCTTTGTTTCACCATGGCTGTGCGTTTGCATTTTGCTCATCAACGAATCAACGGCAGTAAAGGGCTGTGATAgcgtatgcaacatcaccactccccGCTCAGGGGGGCGGGCTATTTGAATGGCACTAAAGGTATGCAGACCCTTCAGACGCGATTTTTTTTccataaactaagtcttttcttgacaTAAAGAAGtgctgtgaggtttctggaataagaagccaacaaaaacacGAATTACTAAGTACCAGTAATTTTccgtatgttgttcttggcgtcttacgatatgattaataaaaccgggcctctcggttaacccctgGAACGTCATTTTAACAGTCCATGCGGTCTTTGTATTTACCTTTGTCCCTCTAAACCATCGTCTTTCACGAATACCTGCAAGTGTTCATGATGGATGGGTTGACACTGGCTGTttcacatctttctttttcaccactaTGTGACCTTTCATTTCTTAATCAGCGTTTGCATTGTCGTTCTGGAgtccatgtttttctttttgttttacatGCCTGCCTTTCTATACCATGTAACCAAACTTTGCATCTGGTTCACTTAGTTCGCCACAGCTGTGAACAAAGCACGTTGTTGTGTTTGTGCAGATGGAGTCCTCCCTGCAGCGGCTGCAGCAAAGTCTGCAAATGGCCCCCGTGACCAACAGCAGTGTGCCATTGCCTACTGccccttcttcttcttcgcccGGCGACTTATGACGTGCTGTCTAGTCCGCGAAGGCAAAGGGGAGGCATCTTTCGTCCTCATCACCGTCCCTCCTCTCTTGCCTTCGAAGCAGCAGTTTGCCTGTGCTagagaatgtgtgtgtgtgcacggcCACGTGTGATAGAAAGCAGGGGACGCCCCCTGCTGTGCAGGGGCGCGCCCCCGACTAGGTTGTGCCCTCCTAGTCTCTCTGCTGGCACCAACCTGCCCTGCCTAGAAGCTGCGTTGAGGTGCAGATTGGGACGCTGGGACGCCTTGAATGAAAGCAGTGCGAAATGCGCAGGAGTTCATGGAAACTGAGATTTGCACTAACACCCAGTCTGGTAACTGAACATGTATATCTGTGCCGTAGATCTCTCAAGTGCCGGCACTTGCTTGATCAATGTACGACAGCGAAGCAGCCACGATGCACATACCAAGATCTCCGAAGCCCTGGGTATTCACAATCGAAGTGCATCAGTAGCAGTAGTCCTTCAATTGCATCTTCAGAACGGAACGAattgcctttctttttccttaaGTTATGCTCTTAATGATATTTATTATGGCACATGAATTTGTTCAGTTGCTAGTTACAACCTGTGTGTCCCTTCTCCTCGTAGTTTATTTTGCACTGTTTTCTTTTGAGACATCTGGATATGCTAGCGTGCCAGCTCCACCACAAAACCAGCTTTCGCCTCCTGGGCAGTCGTCCTCGTCAGCAGAGTTAGAAGTGGCAGCGGCCACACCCCCTTGTGGAGCAGTACGCCTGGCAGCTGGTCTGACAGGCACTgtgccctttcttcttttttttgggagGGGGGGGCCTCCCTCACCTCCACCAATCAACCTCGGCGCTTCATGCCCAATATGTGTGTAATGCATCGAGATGCTGCAGAGTATTTTGTTGTTTCACTCTTGTTGCCTAAATTTACGAGGTGTAGTTTTGACATTGTTGGTTGGATTTTGCGTGTTTCGAAGTATGTCTACCCTGGCATAGCTTACCAAGCCAAAGCCTGTCGTGTCACTTCTCCTAACACACACACGATCATAGACTTGTAATTTAAGGGCAATAAAATATTTTTCTCTGATTATTTTTCTCCAATACACCTCTATTTTCTTCAGAGTGCACCTATTGGAAAAAAATGTAAGACTGTCTTGTTGGAATGTGCTGTTTAAACAGGCTTACAGCTACATCTATGGAGAAGCCTGCAGTTCAAGATCCATTGTGGAAGCCTGCGATTTCACTGACAGAAGTATATGGCTTGTCAACTCTCCTTGCCTTATATTCGCTGGTGTAAACAGAACATGGGACTGTTTCTCACCCCGTCATCATGTGCGGAAGACGGTCACTTCATATGCAGTCGGTGGCATAACCGAAATGAACTGGTATCCAGCCCGTTTTCAGCATGGGAGCGAGTGGCACATATTTGCTCTCCATCTGAGTAAGGTGGCATTCCCCACGAGTTTTTGTCTGTCCGACAGTGGACAGACACTGTTCACGAGCACGAGCTTGGGGTGGCAATGTCTTTCATTGAAAGTAAACACAGCTTTAAAACAAAGCAGGCATGTTATGCTACCACGACAGAAAATTGTCGCACTGCATGTACCCGTGCGACTTGATCTTGCAGGTCCATTTGATCTTGCAAGAGACTAAGTGGCAGTAAGAACAGAATATAAAAGGCATTGTTGTTAGGTGCTTGAGTCCAGAGAGATCAGAAATAGTGGCAAGCCTCACTGATGTGCATGGCAAGCTTTTGCACTCAACTGCCCGATCCACTGGTGTATATTTCAGATTTACCTTTCGGTCAGTGAAGCAAGTTATGGTGTTATTTTAGATACTATGTGAAGGCACCAAAGCACACAACTAAGAACTTTCTAGACAGTCATAATTTATTAATGAAAAACAGTTACTTTCTGTACCAGCTGGGAGTCATAGTGAATGTGCCTTATCAATAGCAAGATAGCTGTGACCTTCTGTATGTTTATCCGCCGAGTTGTTACACTGCATGGCTCCACGAGAACATTGCCGACCATTAGGGCATGGAAACAGGCGGCTCGGCCGTTGTGGGACATTTGCAGAGTGCCGACAATCATCGGATACAAGCTCTTCCACTAAAAATATTTACAGACTTGCATGTTGAATGTGACAGTGCCACTGAAGGGCACAACTCAAACTATTTTTGTGCATCAATGTGTAAAGCGAAGTGAGGTGGAATCCTGAAGCACCTAGAGCACGAAAGGGCAGCCAATACTGTGTAATCCATTCATAGTATAATCACTGCATCAATAGAGTGACTGTTGTCACTCCTAGACTAGGTGTTGTAAATTGAGAAAAGTAACGAGTTGTGCATTTAGGTATGTCCCAAGCCAAGCTGCATAGTGAATTTCCTATGCCATTTGTTTCATCgtaatagcaagaaaaaaaaaagcacttaacATATGACAAGCGGCCAGCAGCAGTAGTGTGTACACTGTATTGGAGGAATATTTGCAAAAGTTGTTCCACAAATGTTTGCACAATTAACAATAACCACTTGTAGTGCAATGTTCTCATTATGGTGCAGTAGCGCAGAGAACAGGGCTGCCAGACTGCAGCGTAGGATTATTCCAGTTGGCAGCGATTCAATGTTTACTTCAATTACAGAAATGAGGAGGTCTGGATTTTGAAACTGTCACTGGAGAGAGAGAATATTGTATACATAATGGCTTGCTATGTCTTGATGTACAATGCAAGTAAACATTTTACTACAGTAGATTACCTTAGGTACAGCTCTGCACAACTGCAGAAGAGATCAGAATGCACTGATTACACAGATGTGCTGTTCCATGTTGCTTGCAAGAGCAACACTTGAATAACAAGTTGAAAAACTGTTGCAATCAGCAGAAGTGCTGCAAGGTGGCATAGAAACAGGTTTTCGAACTGCTCTTCAGACAGGACAGGTGGTATGGCTGGCTTTCTTCATGGCACATGTGCACAAACCATGTCGCCCAGCCTTCTTACAGCAGGGAGAACTTGCAGAAAGGCAGTGACTAGGCACCATCTAGTGCGCTAAGATGCGGGCCGGGTCTGCTTCTTGTCGGCGGTTTTCGCCGGCTTGACGTCGGCGGGCTCCGGCTTGGGCGGCTCGGGAGGGAATTTTGCCGCCAGCTCGGCGAGAAGCATGTCAACGCGGCGCCGCTGGAACAGGCTCGCGCCTGTGTTGCTCGGCGCGGCGCCGGTAGCGGCGGGCGTcgtggtagcagtagtagcaaCGGGGTTGTCCTTGAAGTGCCACCAATATCCGCGCGACGGGTGGTACCTCGCGTAGCCCATTGCTTCGTGGAGCGCGCCCTGCAGCGCATGAGCAGCACCCAAAAGTCTTGAGTTGAGCACCGAGCCGAGGTCCGGCGCCTGGTAGACAACGCCTGCCAGCACGTAATAGTCGGCCAGCGGTGTCACCTGGGTGGCCACAAAAAAAAGTGCTTGAGCTGAAACAAACATCCAAGTAGAATAAAAGCCAGCATTtatctgacgaaaaaaaaaagtttggaatgAACGAGCGCCAGGACGTACGGCCAGACTCTGAGAAGCTGGCTGCCGTTGCGCAGTTCTCACGTCCTACAGACAAGAAAGCTCTTCAGCTGTTCGTAGGCATAAAAATGAACGACGGAGCTAAACTTGCCAGGGCATGGTAAGACACTCTACAGAACACGGCGAGAAGCTTAGATGTCGCAAAATATAGGCTAGGTTTGCCAACTACTTAGAAATGTATTAcaattttttaatatatatatactgcgatcttaaacaagatcttagcagcgtgGTACACGGGTAGGTTTACTTGCTTTGTAAACAAAATGAATACAAAAATTGGGACCTGCACTAAAAAAATTCTTCACACAAgcgtaaaaaagaaaaggcgcaAGAACAAGCCTTTGAACGTTATTTCAGCGATTTTTTCAATCATAACAGTCAAACAGTGTTATCACCAACAATCTCagttagcgcaaaaaaaaaaaaagagatgtttTTTATTAAAGATATGTCTCGAAAGGTGATAGTGAGTCCTGTGTTAGTTATATCGGCcagcttattccaatctactaCAGTTCTAGTATTCAAGTACTACGTTTGACAACTTTGCTTCGTATAAAGGTAGCTTTTTCACTGTATACATTAACGAAGTTAATTACCTGGGTAGGCGAGTGGCGATGCTGTTTGCGCACCACGTACAGGATGGGATcctgcgcgtgcaacagcacgtaTTCTAGGCCCGTCATGTGGGTCAACTGGTCGGGGTTCAGGCGCTGCATCTTCACAATCTCATTGTTGCACGTGCGGTCATAGAACGGATTGCTACGTTCTGAGAAGTAGTCCATCACATTCGACGGGTCAAGCGCGGGCAACCACGCTGTGTCGTGCCACGAAAGGACCAGAGGGTTTTCTTTTCCCGCGTCCATGGCTACCGTGTCGAGCGAGAAGGCCCCACGCTACAATGTTGGCGCACGCTAGTTCTACAGATGTCTTGCAAATTGCTTCGTGGTTCACCGCACAGCACTTCACGCGCCACTGCTTGATCACGGAAACGAGTACAGCTACAGAACACCTACAGCACCTAAACACGATCTCGGCAAGCACAAGGCAACcgagacaacaacaacaatgcgACAACGCCGGTAGCCACGCCGATCCACTCTGCCATTTTATCcg
Coding sequences within it:
- the MED6 gene encoding mediator of RNA polymerase II transcription subunit 6, yielding MDAGKENPLVLSWHDTAWLPALDPSNVMDYFSERSNPFYDRTCNNEIVKMQRLNPDQLTHMTGLEYVLLHAQDPILYVVRKQHRHSPTQVTPLADYYVLAGVVYQAPDLGSVLNSRLLGAAHALQGALHEAMGYARYHPSRGYWWHFKDNPVATTATTTPAATGAAPSNTGASLFQRRRVDMLLAELAAKFPPEPPKPEPADVKPAKTADKKQTRPAS